The Fulvivirga ligni genome window below encodes:
- a CDS encoding type II toxin-antitoxin system RelE/ParE family toxin, producing the protein MNKVREVVAYKHYFEEFLNSQTIKVQDKIFKIIEAIETLERVPSTYLKHLTGTEGLYEARIQLGSNIWRVFCFLDGDQLVILLNGFQKKTQKTPKNQIKKAERLMNEYFQNKSEENGN; encoded by the coding sequence ATGAATAAAGTCAGAGAAGTCGTTGCTTACAAACACTACTTTGAAGAATTCCTCAACTCACAAACCATCAAAGTTCAGGATAAAATCTTTAAAATAATTGAAGCAATAGAAACTCTGGAGCGCGTACCTAGCACTTATCTAAAGCACCTCACTGGTACAGAAGGACTTTATGAAGCTAGGATACAGCTAGGTTCTAATATTTGGAGAGTGTTTTGTTTTTTGGATGGAGATCAACTAGTGATATTATTAAATGGCTTCCAGAAGAAAACTCAAAAAACGCCAAAGAATCAAATTAAAAAAGCTGAAAGACTAATGAATGAATACTTTCAGAATAAATCTGAGGAAAATGGAAACTAA
- a CDS encoding type II toxin-antitoxin system RelE/ParE family toxin yields MEKEVIWTEHAKSDLRQIYEFNLPLLGEKKSFKIIDSIMAKVERLSNPIIGGTRYISDLHPEINYQKLIISNYLLIYREEGSKIFVNRVFDSRQDPKKVRL; encoded by the coding sequence TTGGAGAAAGAAGTAATCTGGACAGAACATGCTAAGTCTGATCTTCGCCAGATTTATGAATTTAACTTACCATTATTAGGAGAGAAAAAATCCTTTAAAATTATTGATTCAATTATGGCTAAGGTAGAAAGGCTTTCTAATCCTATCATTGGAGGCACGCGCTACATTAGCGATCTTCATCCAGAAATAAACTATCAAAAACTAATCATTAGTAATTATCTTCTAATATATAGAGAAGAAGGCTCTAAAATTTTTGTTAACCGAGTTTTTGATAGCCGACAAGATCCGAAAAAAGTGAGACTCTAG
- a CDS encoding SDR family oxidoreductase, producing the protein MQNIKNKVVAITGASSGIGKAIAITLTKLGAKVVLGARREHQLQEVVSEIKHAHGEAFYLRADVTQQRDLQNLAELAVEKFGKLDVIVNNAGVAAISRIDELDIKGWNNMIDINLKGTLNGMAAALPIFKKQHSGHIVNIISTSGIKITPLQGVYAATKNAVRTLSEAFRQESDGKIRITSISPGMTKTSFVDDIDNEELKSAVSKIAISPEAIANAVVYAISQPNDVEVGSIVIRPAVQN; encoded by the coding sequence ATGCAAAATATAAAAAACAAAGTAGTAGCAATAACAGGTGCCAGCAGCGGCATCGGTAAAGCCATAGCAATTACCCTGACAAAGCTGGGAGCCAAAGTAGTTCTGGGAGCCAGAAGAGAACATCAACTTCAGGAGGTAGTGAGCGAAATTAAACACGCACATGGTGAAGCCTTTTATCTACGAGCTGATGTAACACAACAACGTGACTTGCAAAATCTAGCTGAACTTGCCGTGGAAAAATTCGGTAAATTAGATGTGATTGTAAATAATGCAGGCGTAGCGGCCATAAGCAGAATAGACGAACTAGACATCAAAGGCTGGAATAATATGATTGACATTAACCTTAAGGGTACTCTTAATGGTATGGCTGCTGCCCTCCCAATTTTCAAAAAGCAGCATAGCGGACATATCGTGAATATCATTTCTACCTCAGGGATTAAAATCACACCGCTACAAGGAGTCTATGCCGCCACCAAAAATGCCGTTAGAACCCTATCAGAAGCATTTAGGCAAGAGTCTGATGGAAAAATACGTATTACTTCCATATCACCCGGGATGACTAAAACAAGCTTTGTTGATGATATAGATAATGAAGAATTAAAATCAGCGGTTTCAAAAATAGCCATATCACCTGAGGCTATAGCTAACGCAGTGGTATATGCCATAAGTCAGCCCAATGATGTGGAGGTGGGCAGCATCGTTATCAGACCAGCTGTACAAAATTAA
- a CDS encoding YceI family protein: MASSKTWVIDPTHSEVLFKIKHLVISTVTGSFNKFSGEAKTDGDDFSGAKVNFTIDVSSIDTNQPQRDGHLQSGDFFEAETYPEISFESISFSKVDDENYAMAGNLTMKGVTKPVALNVEYGGSAGDGHGNIKHGFEVTGVVNRMEFGMTWNKLTDTGGLGLGENIKLIANIQVAELVEETA; this comes from the coding sequence ATGGCAAGTTCAAAAACATGGGTGATTGACCCTACACATTCAGAAGTCCTTTTCAAGATCAAGCATCTGGTGATCTCCACCGTTACAGGATCTTTTAACAAGTTTAGCGGTGAGGCAAAAACTGACGGTGATGATTTTAGTGGTGCAAAAGTAAATTTCACTATAGATGTTAGCAGTATAGACACTAACCAGCCGCAGCGCGATGGCCACCTGCAAAGTGGTGATTTTTTTGAGGCAGAAACTTACCCTGAAATCAGCTTTGAATCAATCTCTTTTAGCAAGGTTGACGATGAAAATTATGCTATGGCTGGCAACCTCACCATGAAAGGTGTTACCAAGCCTGTGGCTCTTAATGTAGAATACGGTGGCTCAGCTGGCGATGGCCATGGGAACATCAAGCACGGCTTTGAGGTAACAGGGGTTGTTAATCGTATGGAATTCGGCATGACCTGGAATAAACTTACTGATACCGGAGGCCTTGGATTAGGAGAAAACATAAAGCTCATCGCTAACATTCAGGTGGCAGAGCTGGTTGAAGAAACAGCTTAA
- a CDS encoding helix-turn-helix domain-containing protein produces the protein MDQDIIHYTNISDLLYDLGEAGPRHPLIALVDYDQATVRNIKMGAKITLDFYKISFKDSFFGQVKYGQGYYDFKAGGLAFLKPKQVVIAPENEDSYQGKVIYFHPDFIRHHQLGKTIHQYGFFSYDVAEALHLSDHEKTIISNLFKSIERELQNNIDQFSQDVLVSSLELLLNYSNRFYNRQFITRKVINNETIASLDQLLVEYYNGNKALQSGLPSVQEISHKLGVSQRYLSDMLRQLTGINTQQYIQNKIIEHSKDLLGSTSLSVSEIAYQLGFEHPQSFSKLFKAKTELTPLQFRQSFDNQ, from the coding sequence ATGGATCAGGATATCATTCATTATACTAACATATCTGATTTACTCTATGACCTGGGAGAAGCCGGGCCTCGCCATCCGCTTATTGCTCTGGTTGATTATGATCAAGCGACCGTGCGAAACATAAAAATGGGAGCTAAAATAACACTCGACTTTTATAAAATCTCCTTTAAAGATTCGTTCTTCGGACAGGTAAAATATGGTCAGGGCTATTATGATTTCAAAGCTGGTGGACTTGCATTTTTGAAACCTAAGCAGGTGGTAATTGCTCCTGAAAACGAAGACAGTTATCAGGGCAAGGTGATCTACTTCCACCCGGATTTTATTAGGCATCATCAACTAGGAAAAACAATTCATCAATATGGTTTTTTCTCCTATGATGTGGCTGAAGCACTACACCTCTCAGATCATGAGAAGACCATTATCAGCAATTTATTCAAATCAATAGAAAGAGAGCTTCAAAACAACATTGATCAATTCAGTCAGGATGTGTTAGTTTCATCTCTGGAGCTACTACTTAATTATAGCAACAGGTTCTACAATCGACAGTTTATCACAAGAAAAGTCATTAATAATGAGACCATTGCCTCTTTAGATCAACTGCTTGTAGAATATTATAATGGAAACAAAGCCCTGCAAAGCGGATTACCATCTGTACAAGAAATTAGCCATAAGCTTGGTGTTTCTCAGCGTTATTTAAGTGACATGCTAAGACAACTCACAGGTATTAATACTCAGCAATACATTCAAAATAAGATAATTGAGCACTCCAAAGATTTGCTTGGCTCAACTTCATTATCTGTATCGGAAATAGCCTACCAACTCGGTTTTGAGCACCCTCAATCATTTAGCAAACTATTCAAAGCCAAAACCGAGCTAACGCCTCTTCAATTTAGACAAAGCTTTGATAACCAATAA
- a CDS encoding acyltransferase family protein, with protein MIQSSSAYSDSKRHFLILDALRGVAAIVVVLFHVLEWYANGDHVEQIINHGYLAVDFFFMLSGYVMAHAYDDRWSKMTLKDFFKRRIIRLHPMIIVAMTIGALCYYFSESGVFPKVADTSVWEMLLIMVIGYTLIPVPPSMDIRGWNEMHPLNGPAWSLFFEYVANILHALILRRLSKLGLGILVGIAGAALIHLAVTSPNGDIIGGWSLDAEQLRIGFTRLLFPYMAGMLLRRSITVKRTKSTFLISSILLVAILSFPRIGGHENVWMNGLYDSLSVILLFPIVIYLGTIGEVTSKASAKVCKFLGDISYPIYIIHYPFIYAFYAWIYKNNVSIVTGTLVGLVLLIAMVILSYILLKVYDEPVRKWLAKKFLKKSV; from the coding sequence GTGATACAATCAAGCTCAGCCTATAGTGACTCCAAACGGCATTTCCTCATTCTGGATGCCCTCAGAGGGGTGGCGGCCATAGTGGTGGTATTATTTCATGTGCTGGAATGGTACGCTAACGGCGACCATGTGGAGCAAATCATCAACCACGGCTACCTGGCCGTAGACTTCTTTTTCATGCTCTCAGGTTATGTAATGGCTCACGCCTATGATGACCGATGGAGTAAAATGACCTTGAAAGATTTCTTCAAGCGCCGCATCATCAGGCTTCACCCTATGATAATAGTAGCCATGACCATTGGTGCCCTGTGCTATTATTTTAGCGAGTCTGGCGTTTTCCCTAAAGTAGCCGATACTTCTGTTTGGGAAATGCTACTTATCATGGTAATTGGCTACACGCTTATTCCTGTGCCTCCGTCTATGGATATCAGAGGTTGGAATGAGATGCATCCACTCAACGGGCCTGCCTGGTCATTGTTTTTTGAATATGTGGCCAACATTCTGCATGCACTTATACTCAGAAGACTGTCTAAACTAGGGCTGGGCATACTGGTAGGTATTGCAGGAGCCGCCCTCATTCACCTGGCTGTAACCAGCCCTAATGGTGACATTATCGGCGGCTGGTCGCTTGATGCAGAGCAGCTGAGAATAGGATTTACCAGACTGCTATTTCCTTACATGGCCGGTATGCTGCTAAGAAGATCCATCACCGTGAAACGCACCAAGAGCACCTTCCTGATATCGTCTATCCTGCTGGTAGCTATTTTGAGTTTCCCAAGGATTGGTGGTCATGAAAACGTATGGATGAACGGCCTTTATGATTCATTATCAGTGATTTTACTCTTCCCGATAGTCATTTACCTGGGCACCATTGGTGAAGTAACGAGCAAGGCCTCTGCTAAAGTTTGTAAATTCCTGGGAGACATCTCCTACCCAATCTATATCATCCATTATCCATTTATCTATGCATTTTATGCGTGGATCTATAAAAATAACGTGTCAATAGTAACAGGCACATTAGTAGGTTTGGTATTATTGATAGCCATGGTCATTCTTTCATACATTTTGCTGAAAGTATATGACGAACCAGTAAGAAAATGGCTCGCAAAGAAGTTTTTGAAAAAGAGCGTGTAA
- a CDS encoding helix-turn-helix domain-containing protein, with amino-acid sequence METKSWKTIKDEVYGEKGTARRDQLDREFEGLKIGLLIREAREKKQLTQQQLGEIVDKKRTYISRVENDGSNLTLKTLYDIVEKGLGGKVKISIDI; translated from the coding sequence ATGGAAACTAAATCGTGGAAAACCATAAAAGATGAGGTTTATGGTGAAAAAGGAACTGCCCGGAGAGATCAACTCGATCGAGAGTTTGAAGGCCTAAAGATTGGCTTATTGATCAGAGAAGCTCGTGAAAAGAAACAACTTACACAGCAGCAACTTGGTGAAATAGTTGATAAGAAAAGAACTTACATTTCTAGAGTTGAAAATGATGGCAGCAACCTGACCTTAAAGACACTTTATGATATAGTGGAAAAAGGGCTAGGAGGAAAAGTTAAAATTAGCATTGACATCTAA
- the nudK gene encoding GDP-mannose pyrophosphatase NudK — MKNAEVKIVNTEVLSDNWYVLNKVTYEVQKENGQWETQVREAYDRGNGATILLYNKTRKTVILTRQFRLPTYVNGNDTGMMIEACAGLLDKNNAVDCIKKEAEEETGYRINNVTKIFEAYMSPGSVTEIVHFFIAEYDKGMKVSDGGGLDEEQENIEVLEYDFDQAFNMISTGEIKDGKTIMLLQYAKLQNMI; from the coding sequence ATGAAAAACGCTGAAGTGAAAATAGTGAACACAGAAGTACTGTCTGATAACTGGTACGTACTGAACAAGGTCACTTACGAAGTTCAAAAAGAAAATGGCCAGTGGGAGACCCAAGTCCGGGAGGCTTATGACAGAGGAAATGGCGCCACCATTCTCCTGTATAATAAAACTCGCAAAACGGTGATTCTCACCCGCCAATTCAGACTACCCACCTACGTAAACGGTAACGACACCGGCATGATGATAGAAGCCTGCGCCGGCTTGCTAGATAAAAATAATGCTGTAGATTGTATTAAAAAAGAAGCGGAAGAAGAGACCGGCTATAGAATAAATAACGTCACTAAAATATTCGAAGCGTACATGTCGCCAGGATCAGTGACGGAAATCGTTCATTTCTTCATAGCGGAGTACGATAAAGGCATGAAGGTGAGCGATGGCGGCGGCCTGGATGAGGAGCAGGAAAACATAGAGGTGCTGGAATATGACTTTGACCAGGCCTTCAATATGATCAGCACCGGAGAGATAAAAGACGGAAAAACCATTATGCTACTACAATACGCCAAACTTCAAAATATGATATAA
- a CDS encoding winged helix-turn-helix transcriptional regulator, which yields MNQKSEVCQQKLMISRDAMEVIQGKWRLPIVLALTFGNKRFGELQRDIGDISPKMLSQELKSLEMNKIITRTLYDSMPVTVEYSLTPLGHSMHKLLDEILDWGVHFRKEIMEK from the coding sequence ATGAATCAGAAGAGCGAAGTTTGCCAGCAGAAGTTGATGATTTCAAGAGATGCCATGGAGGTGATTCAGGGCAAATGGCGATTGCCCATAGTATTGGCACTTACTTTTGGCAATAAAAGATTTGGAGAGCTTCAGAGAGATATTGGAGACATCTCACCCAAGATGCTTTCTCAGGAGCTTAAGTCTCTGGAAATGAATAAAATCATAACCAGAACTTTGTATGATAGCATGCCGGTTACGGTAGAATATTCATTAACACCTTTAGGGCATTCCATGCATAAACTGCTGGATGAGATACTCGATTGGGGTGTTCATTTCAGAAAAGAAATAATGGAAAAGTAA
- a CDS encoding BspA family leucine-rich repeat surface protein, whose product MKQLHFFLILLGFSLFISCGSDDDGGLSNLAPVIRPQTFTTSEGVRDDMTIGQVLAIDYEDDMLAFTITENDQDLFEIADDGGLSLAAGKRLDYETRQQHSILVAVSDGEHSTTAEITIEVTDVRGSVVIDDQYFTVVEDLAAGADIGQVKGTSDNILTYSISTNDDDLFEISQDGLLKLAAGKSLDFDTKNSHMITVAATDGEMTARANVSIIISKASNYNPDAFVTLWRTTTANETIGIPYVSGYSSYYNYNVDWGDGQTDEGLTTAITHVYAQPGVYPVSITGDFPTINFGNSDYVKNIISIAQWGKIKWLSMANAFQKCYNLTYTATDVPDFSETTNFAFMFAAASSFNGNIDNWDMSNATRTNMMFASATSFNQDLNSWDMSSVTNMSQMFANATSFNGNISAWNVSAALDMSGMFNQAITFNADLSQWNVSSVKDMSDMFKSAYLFNADISTWDVSSLEDMSNMFGICLNFNQDLSQWNVSNVKDMAKLFSSAIKFNQDISNWDVSSVTNFSTMFLDALSFDQNLGPWDISSAQDMRYFFHRAGPSITNYDATLKGWSGLSNIPKNIAFGAREMEYCDEGEAARQILATNGWTFDGDSKSNDCD is encoded by the coding sequence TTAGGCTTTTCTTTGTTCATATCCTGCGGCAGCGATGATGATGGCGGCCTATCTAACCTGGCCCCGGTGATCAGGCCACAAACATTCACCACCAGCGAAGGCGTGCGAGATGATATGACCATCGGTCAGGTGCTGGCCATTGATTATGAGGATGATATGTTGGCATTCACCATCACTGAAAACGACCAGGACCTCTTCGAAATAGCTGATGATGGAGGCCTCAGCCTGGCCGCTGGCAAAAGGCTGGATTATGAAACCCGTCAGCAGCACAGCATACTGGTGGCCGTCTCTGACGGTGAGCATAGCACCACTGCCGAGATCACTATTGAGGTCACTGACGTTCGAGGTTCGGTGGTTATAGATGATCAATATTTCACGGTAGTGGAAGACCTGGCCGCTGGCGCAGACATCGGCCAGGTAAAAGGCACGTCAGACAATATTCTCACCTACAGCATCAGCACCAATGATGATGACCTTTTTGAGATCAGCCAGGATGGCCTGTTGAAGCTAGCGGCCGGTAAAAGCTTAGATTTCGATACCAAAAACAGTCACATGATTACCGTGGCGGCCACCGATGGCGAAATGACAGCCCGGGCAAATGTCTCCATCATTATTTCCAAAGCCTCTAACTATAATCCTGATGCTTTTGTCACCCTTTGGCGCACCACTACGGCCAATGAAACCATCGGCATTCCCTATGTTTCTGGTTATTCCTCCTATTATAATTACAATGTAGACTGGGGCGATGGCCAGACTGATGAGGGCCTTACCACCGCCATTACCCACGTTTATGCTCAGCCAGGCGTATACCCGGTGAGTATTACAGGTGATTTTCCTACCATCAACTTTGGAAATTCTGACTATGTCAAGAATATTATCTCCATAGCTCAGTGGGGTAAAATCAAGTGGTTATCCATGGCCAATGCTTTTCAGAAATGTTATAATCTCACTTATACCGCTACCGACGTACCTGACTTTAGTGAGACCACCAATTTTGCTTTTATGTTTGCCGCAGCGTCCTCCTTCAATGGCAATATTGATAACTGGGACATGAGTAATGCTACCCGAACCAATATGATGTTTGCATCGGCCACATCTTTTAATCAGGATCTCAACAGCTGGGACATGAGCTCGGTGACCAATATGAGCCAAATGTTTGCCAATGCCACCTCGTTTAATGGTAACATAAGCGCATGGAATGTAAGCGCCGCACTGGATATGTCAGGTATGTTTAACCAGGCCATCACATTTAATGCAGACCTTAGCCAATGGAATGTAAGTAGCGTAAAAGATATGTCTGACATGTTTAAATCAGCCTATCTTTTCAATGCAGATATTAGCACGTGGGACGTAAGCTCTTTGGAAGATATGTCAAACATGTTCGGCATCTGTCTCAATTTCAATCAGGACCTTAGCCAATGGAACGTGAGCAATGTTAAGGATATGGCAAAACTATTTTCATCGGCCATTAAGTTCAATCAAGATATCAGTAATTGGGATGTAAGCTCAGTTACCAATTTTAGCACCATGTTTTTAGACGCTTTATCCTTTGATCAGAATTTAGGCCCGTGGGATATTTCTTCGGCGCAAGATATGAGGTACTTTTTTCATCGTGCCGGACCTTCCATAACCAACTATGATGCTACACTAAAAGGCTGGTCGGGGCTATCAAACATACCTAAGAATATAGCATTTGGTGCCCGCGAAATGGAATATTGTGATGAGGGTGAGGCTGCCCGACAAATATTAGCCACCAACGGCTGGACCTTTGATGGCGATTCAAAAAGTAATGATTGTGATTAA
- a CDS encoding collagen-like protein, with protein MNFNKYLSSTLRAMLVLALAFSLFSCGDDGEIGPKGKKGLEGEVGDTGEEGAKGFTELIEAGYFDLTVKGHRADGTEFEELIHYIYADDPFASADSGGRVHITRYQFENQFSYPRANPYFGFDGEYDAENETFDFYYCSFLLEKEDSANSLFSFQANIFRMDNMLIDNILYQDGILSFDFSFSDDGEDNSTKQPLQIEGSFFSGTKIYTEVLLRKK; from the coding sequence ATGAATTTCAATAAATATTTAAGCAGCACTCTACGTGCCATGTTAGTACTTGCACTAGCTTTTAGCCTGTTCTCTTGCGGAGATGATGGTGAAATAGGACCCAAAGGAAAAAAAGGATTAGAAGGAGAAGTGGGCGATACCGGAGAAGAGGGTGCGAAAGGCTTCACCGAATTAATAGAGGCAGGTTATTTTGATCTAACCGTAAAAGGCCACAGAGCAGATGGTACCGAATTTGAAGAATTAATTCATTATATATATGCCGATGATCCTTTTGCTTCGGCCGACTCAGGGGGCAGGGTACATATAACGAGGTACCAATTTGAAAATCAGTTTTCATACCCTAGAGCAAACCCATATTTCGGCTTTGATGGCGAATATGATGCAGAAAATGAGACTTTTGACTTCTACTACTGCTCATTTCTATTAGAAAAAGAGGATAGCGCTAACAGTCTGTTCAGTTTTCAGGCGAATATCTTCAGAATGGATAACATGCTGATAGACAACATTCTCTATCAAGATGGTATTTTGTCCTTTGATTTTTCTTTTTCCGATGATGGCGAGGACAATTCTACCAAACAGCCATTACAAATTGAAGGGTCCTTCTTTTCTGGCACCAAGATTTATACTGAAGTTCTTTTACGCAAAAAGTAG
- a CDS encoding SGNH/GDSL hydrolase family protein → MTKFFQCFLLSLLFISGAACAQKSELATTKASANYGKSVAVFGGSVSVIPPSDSAKVLWERFLGMKITNYGVPGAGFSSLQGKSMQQQIDEAGVFDIYVLWASTNDYTNNRAIGEYTDYTEFDNYNKEKLTTQAGGINYCIKKIYELNPKATIYFFTSSKAFTGRGGYDPFDEKGMVKYVDMQKKICELHGIPYLDQFTLGGYSIYNKDVYYHDAIHMNALGYTKLGELQVSFLAFPN, encoded by the coding sequence ATGACTAAATTCTTTCAGTGTTTCCTCCTATCACTTTTATTTATTTCAGGCGCCGCATGTGCTCAAAAATCAGAGCTAGCAACCACAAAAGCCTCAGCCAACTACGGGAAATCTGTGGCTGTATTTGGCGGTTCTGTTTCTGTAATACCTCCCAGTGATAGTGCTAAAGTATTGTGGGAAAGATTTTTAGGAATGAAAATCACAAACTACGGCGTGCCTGGTGCCGGGTTTTCATCATTACAAGGAAAATCTATGCAACAGCAGATAGATGAAGCTGGTGTGTTTGATATATATGTACTTTGGGCCTCCACTAATGATTATACAAATAACAGAGCCATTGGAGAATATACGGACTACACTGAGTTTGACAACTATAATAAAGAAAAACTCACCACTCAGGCAGGGGGCATCAATTACTGCATCAAAAAAATATATGAGCTCAACCCGAAAGCCACCATCTATTTCTTCACTTCAAGTAAGGCCTTTACCGGCAGAGGTGGCTATGATCCGTTTGATGAAAAAGGCATGGTGAAATATGTAGATATGCAGAAAAAAATATGTGAGCTGCACGGTATTCCTTATCTGGATCAGTTTACCCTTGGTGGCTACAGCATTTACAATAAGGATGTATATTATCATGATGCTATCCATATGAACGCTTTGGGCTACACCAAGCTAGGCGAACTTCAAGTATCTTTTCTGGCGTTTCCCAATTAA
- a CDS encoding collagen-like protein, giving the protein MHYISKIAYSYPIILLLTLSLTLFSCDGEDGDIGPTGEVGDQGEKGTKGITGEDGLYHIGTFEGTINGTYPTGEEFQHNFSYEYSVSPYDRVTSYGQNTHRLEFTRFNTPSSQATDNSRIILIISNINTDEEYMYTSDFDLNALIPMEDGKWFEFDSYYDENEDSFDVFNYHYNNETAEMSFNFLYLGENGNNSTNNSVEIFGTFKSGGKVYKEVNN; this is encoded by the coding sequence ATGCATTACATATCTAAAATAGCTTACAGCTACCCAATTATATTATTATTAACGCTCTCCCTCACCCTATTCTCTTGCGATGGAGAAGACGGAGACATTGGCCCTACTGGCGAAGTAGGCGATCAGGGGGAAAAAGGAACCAAAGGAATTACCGGTGAAGATGGTCTTTACCACATTGGCACTTTTGAAGGCACCATCAATGGCACATACCCTACTGGAGAGGAATTTCAGCATAACTTTAGTTATGAGTATTCAGTGTCTCCATATGATAGAGTAACGTCTTACGGTCAGAACACTCATAGACTGGAATTCACAAGGTTTAATACTCCCAGCTCGCAGGCAACTGACAATAGCCGAATCATATTAATAATATCCAACATAAATACTGATGAAGAATACATGTATACTTCAGATTTTGACTTGAATGCCCTGATTCCTATGGAAGATGGAAAATGGTTTGAGTTTGATAGTTATTATGATGAAAACGAAGATAGCTTTGACGTCTTCAACTATCATTACAATAATGAAACCGCCGAGATGAGTTTCAACTTTTTGTATTTAGGAGAGAATGGAAATAACAGCACAAATAATTCTGTTGAAATATTCGGCACCTTCAAATCAGGAGGTAAAGTATATAAAGAAGTCAATAATTGA
- a CDS encoding beta/gamma crystallin-related protein gives MAVTIYRDVKFKGRKAELGIGEYARIPIGNDSISSIKVKDGFFVKFYRDSGFRGPYRVIFAGDYTSIPNWNDKISSIEVFEHDTDLFPLIQFYEHIGFKGFKQSLAGVGQSSDYAFPFLKNDTISSMKVPVGTAVVLYKDKHMKGGHREFDPGDYDNLKTFGFNDNVSSIKILQPDLELIKIEYTDIVSTPTGGTITLFDETTNLTDKDQVSHLVLENEISQSITRSFSRSTMVGISISKTATVGVSKGPVSAELSSTITATLENTFTIGEEETKTETDAFKKEVTVTIPPKSIGKVMMMLSPQKTKITAIYTFALKESKKTFEQEVIIEVDSVQKGEASISVDPIEA, from the coding sequence ATGGCAGTTACAATTTATAGAGATGTAAAGTTTAAAGGCCGCAAGGCTGAGTTGGGAATAGGCGAATATGCCAGAATTCCTATTGGCAATGATTCTATCAGTTCGATTAAGGTAAAAGATGGCTTTTTCGTAAAGTTCTACAGAGATTCTGGTTTTAGGGGACCATACAGAGTGATCTTTGCCGGAGATTATACTTCTATTCCAAATTGGAATGATAAGATCAGCTCTATTGAAGTGTTTGAGCATGATACAGACCTTTTTCCTTTGATCCAGTTTTATGAGCATATCGGATTCAAGGGCTTCAAGCAAAGCCTGGCAGGAGTAGGGCAGAGCTCAGATTATGCATTTCCCTTTCTGAAAAATGATACCATTTCCTCTATGAAAGTACCGGTAGGTACAGCAGTGGTATTGTATAAAGACAAGCACATGAAAGGTGGCCACAGGGAGTTTGATCCGGGGGATTATGATAACCTTAAAACTTTTGGATTTAATGATAATGTTTCGAGCATAAAGATATTACAGCCGGATCTGGAGTTGATCAAAATTGAATATACAGATATTGTTTCAACGCCTACTGGTGGCACTATCACTCTTTTTGATGAAACAACTAATCTCACCGATAAAGATCAGGTTTCTCATCTGGTGTTGGAAAACGAGATCAGCCAATCTATTACAAGATCATTTAGCAGAAGTACCATGGTAGGCATCTCTATTAGTAAAACAGCTACTGTGGGGGTGAGCAAAGGACCTGTTTCAGCAGAGCTTTCAAGTACCATTACTGCCACGCTGGAGAATACTTTTACCATTGGTGAGGAGGAAACTAAAACAGAAACGGACGCCTTTAAGAAAGAAGTTACTGTCACTATTCCCCCAAAGTCTATAGGAAAGGTGATGATGATGCTGTCTCCTCAGAAGACTAAGATAACGGCTATTTATACTTTTGCGCTTAAAGAGAGTAAAAAAACCTTTGAGCAGGAAGTGATCATAGAAGTTGACAGTGTACAAAAAGGAGAAGCCTCAATATCAGTGGATCCTATTGAAGCTTAA